In Haloarcula sp. H-GB4, a single genomic region encodes these proteins:
- a CDS encoding PQQ-binding-like beta-propeller repeat protein, with product MTERGRTRRAFLGTLAATTVGAVAGCQSQFNPLASTALDEHAATQFRQGLLNQGYQDVSVPDAVERAWELPANRGDHTAAKGSPAMAPTGDLILADDTGRVRAIAPDGEVQWSTTITQATRGSHGTPAIANDTVYIGAYDGALSALDLETGRRRWRTELGDAIGASPTYYNGSLYVAVEHAAPSGSVVAVSAATGDVQWRDSRPTDHPHSTVALDREHGRLLFGSNDGYCYAWSFPGFEQAWRYDTGGDVKAPIAVADGTAIVSSWAETVTAVDVTDGSELWTFKADADVMCAPAVHDGTVYVGSHDDRVYAIDLVSGAEQWRYDTGGWIIGSVVATREHVLVGSYDGRLYALERDSGAVAWSIESRGHVTSAPLVTADGIYYAERAVDGDWNRPGMCYRLVPA from the coding sequence GTGACAGAGCGCGGACGGACGCGGCGGGCATTCTTGGGGACGCTCGCAGCGACGACAGTCGGTGCGGTCGCGGGGTGTCAATCGCAGTTCAATCCGCTCGCATCGACGGCGCTTGATGAACACGCCGCCACGCAGTTCCGGCAGGGGCTCCTGAACCAGGGATATCAGGACGTATCAGTTCCGGATGCTGTTGAGCGGGCCTGGGAACTGCCGGCGAACCGCGGGGACCACACAGCGGCGAAAGGCAGCCCTGCGATGGCACCGACAGGTGACCTGATTCTGGCTGACGATACCGGCCGCGTGCGGGCCATCGCACCGGATGGCGAGGTTCAGTGGTCGACGACGATCACGCAGGCGACGCGCGGGAGCCACGGCACGCCGGCCATCGCCAACGACACCGTCTACATCGGGGCCTACGACGGCGCGCTGTCGGCACTGGATCTCGAAACCGGCCGGCGGCGCTGGCGGACGGAGCTGGGTGATGCCATCGGCGCGAGTCCGACCTACTACAACGGGTCGCTGTACGTCGCTGTCGAGCACGCGGCTCCGAGCGGCAGCGTCGTCGCTGTCAGCGCCGCGACCGGCGACGTGCAGTGGCGCGACAGCCGGCCGACCGACCACCCACACTCGACGGTGGCGCTGGACCGCGAACACGGCCGATTGTTGTTTGGCTCCAATGACGGCTACTGCTACGCGTGGTCGTTTCCGGGTTTTGAGCAAGCCTGGCGCTACGACACTGGCGGCGACGTGAAAGCTCCCATCGCTGTCGCCGACGGGACAGCCATCGTGTCGTCGTGGGCTGAGACAGTCACCGCTGTCGACGTGACCGATGGTTCGGAACTGTGGACCTTCAAGGCCGACGCTGACGTGATGTGCGCGCCGGCAGTCCACGACGGCACCGTCTACGTCGGCAGCCACGACGACAGGGTGTACGCAATCGATCTCGTCAGCGGCGCGGAGCAGTGGCGGTACGACACCGGCGGGTGGATTATTGGGAGTGTCGTCGCTACCCGGGAGCACGTACTCGTCGGGTCCTACGACGGGCGGTTGTACGCATTGGAGCGGGACTCGGGTGCAGTGGCGTGGTCCATCGAGAGCCGCGGCCACGTGACGAGTGCGCCGCTGGTGACTGCCGACGGCATCTACTACGCCGAGCGTGCAGTCGACGGCGACTGGAACCGACCGGGGATGTGCTACAGACTCGTTCCGGCATAA
- a CDS encoding ABC transporter ATP-binding protein: protein MAHVELTDLVKEFDDVTAVDGISLDIPDESFTVLVGPSGCGKTTTLRLIAGLERATGGEIRIGEDIVNDARAYERDIAMVFQNYALYPHKTVRDNMRFGLEQHDTDEEIITERVQETAELLQIEELLDRRPSELSGGQQQRVALGRAIVRDPAVFLMDEPLSNLDAKLRVQMRAELNKLHEELSTTTVYVTHDQVEAMTLADQIAVMDNGQIQQVGEPTHVYSNPRNMFVAGFLGSPSMNFLEGTLEESTAGKFELDLGGVIHNVPDEFTDALEPYLGDRVTLGIRPENIALNQDGVPANVHPATVEVVEPQGEKTVLELELDTGQSIKAAVDPDTTVEMGDAVNLRFDRDSLQYFDPATGKSLTYDAKIERQATI from the coding sequence ATGGCACACGTAGAACTCACCGACCTCGTAAAGGAATTCGACGACGTTACCGCAGTTGATGGTATCTCGCTGGACATCCCCGATGAAAGTTTCACCGTCCTTGTCGGCCCGTCAGGGTGTGGCAAAACCACGACTCTGCGCCTCATCGCAGGACTCGAACGAGCGACCGGCGGTGAAATCCGCATCGGCGAGGACATCGTTAACGACGCTCGTGCGTACGAGCGCGACATCGCGATGGTGTTCCAGAACTACGCGCTGTATCCCCACAAGACAGTGCGGGACAATATGCGATTCGGGCTGGAGCAACACGACACGGACGAGGAGATAATTACCGAGCGAGTCCAGGAGACTGCGGAACTGCTACAGATAGAGGAGCTACTGGACCGCCGGCCGTCGGAGCTGTCCGGCGGACAGCAACAGCGGGTCGCACTCGGCCGCGCAATCGTCCGCGACCCGGCGGTGTTCCTGATGGACGAGCCGCTGTCGAACTTAGACGCGAAGCTCCGGGTCCAGATGCGCGCCGAACTGAACAAACTCCACGAGGAACTCTCGACGACGACCGTCTACGTCACCCACGACCAAGTCGAGGCGATGACGCTGGCTGACCAGATCGCGGTGATGGACAACGGACAGATACAGCAAGTCGGCGAACCGACGCACGTGTACTCGAATCCGCGGAACATGTTTGTGGCCGGCTTCCTCGGCTCGCCATCGATGAACTTCCTCGAAGGCACGCTCGAAGAGTCCACCGCCGGCAAGTTCGAACTAGACCTCGGCGGCGTAATCCACAACGTCCCCGACGAGTTCACCGACGCGCTCGAGCCGTATCTCGGAGACCGCGTGACGCTGGGCATCCGCCCGGAGAACATTGCGCTCAATCAGGACGGTGTTCCGGCGAATGTCCATCCGGCGACGGTAGAGGTCGTCGAACCGCAGGGCGAGAAGACAGTCCTCGAACTCGAACTCGACACCGGCCAGAGCATCAAGGCCGCAGTCGACCCCGACACGACGGTCGAGATGGGTGATGCGGTGAACCTCCGGTTCGACAGGGACTCGCTCCAGTACTTCGACCCGGCCACGGGCAAATCGCTCACGTACGATGCGAAGATCGAACGACAGGCGACGATCTGA
- the infB gene encoding translation initiation factor IF-2, giving the protein MSDTDPTTATDDTLRTPIVAVLGHVDHGKTSLLDKIRGSAVTAGESGAITQHIGATAVPLDVISEIAGDLVDPTDFDLPGLLFIDTPGHHSFSTLRSRGGALADIAILVVDVNDGFQPQTLEAIDILKRTQTPFIVAANKIDTVPGWNPNEGQPVQQTMDAQSDRVQSDLNEKLYEIIGELSDNGFSADMYWRVQNFQANIGVVPVSAETSEGIPDLLTVMMGLSQRYMKEEMEIDTTGPGVGTVLEVKDTQGFGTTLDAIVYDGTIRNDDTIVVGGLQGPIVTDVRALLRPRPLEEIRTEQEFEQVGQVAAADGVKIAAPDLGDAMAGAPIRVIRDRDRSEVIAEVEEELAEIEVTTQEEGVVIKADTLGSLEALSSTLEEEEIPVMRAEVGAVAPRDVRVAETAGEPTNQAILAFSVEVLDDARDLAEQEDVELFEDDVIYQLVESYDDHVTAIEEAQQEQILENITRPAKFRILQDHTFRQSDPAVVGVEILSGELRRNVNVIRWDNGEANRVGTLKTIQDEGEDVDSARAGERMAVSIQGPTVGRQIEEGDDLWVEIPEKHAKILEQELKEDISVDEREALSMYLEKHRNRDPFWGK; this is encoded by the coding sequence ATGTCTGACACGGACCCCACAACAGCCACCGACGACACCCTGCGGACGCCCATCGTCGCCGTTCTGGGCCACGTCGACCACGGGAAGACGAGCCTGCTCGACAAGATCCGCGGTTCGGCCGTCACTGCCGGCGAATCGGGCGCGATTACACAGCATATCGGCGCGACAGCCGTCCCACTTGACGTGATTTCCGAGATCGCGGGAGATCTGGTCGATCCAACAGATTTCGACCTGCCTGGCCTACTGTTCATCGACACGCCAGGCCACCACTCCTTCTCGACGCTCCGCTCCCGAGGTGGCGCGCTCGCCGACATCGCCATCCTCGTCGTCGATGTCAACGACGGCTTCCAGCCCCAGACGCTGGAGGCCATTGACATCCTCAAGCGAACGCAGACACCGTTTATCGTTGCCGCAAACAAGATCGACACCGTCCCGGGCTGGAACCCCAATGAGGGGCAACCAGTCCAGCAGACGATGGACGCCCAGTCCGACCGCGTGCAGTCCGACCTCAACGAGAAGCTGTACGAGATTATCGGCGAACTCTCGGACAACGGCTTCTCCGCGGATATGTACTGGCGGGTCCAGAACTTCCAAGCCAACATCGGTGTCGTGCCGGTCTCAGCCGAAACCAGCGAGGGTATCCCCGACCTGCTGACGGTGATGATGGGGCTGTCCCAGCGCTACATGAAAGAGGAGATGGAGATCGACACTACCGGCCCCGGTGTCGGGACCGTCCTCGAAGTGAAAGACACCCAGGGATTCGGGACGACGCTCGACGCCATCGTCTACGACGGGACGATCCGTAACGACGATACCATCGTCGTCGGCGGGCTGCAAGGGCCAATTGTCACCGACGTGCGCGCCCTGCTCCGGCCGCGTCCGCTTGAAGAGATCCGGACCGAACAGGAGTTCGAACAGGTCGGCCAAGTTGCCGCCGCCGACGGTGTCAAAATCGCCGCGCCGGACCTCGGCGACGCGATGGCCGGCGCGCCGATCCGCGTCATCCGCGACCGCGACCGCAGCGAGGTCATCGCTGAGGTGGAGGAAGAACTCGCCGAAATCGAGGTGACGACACAGGAGGAAGGGGTCGTCATCAAGGCCGACACGCTCGGATCGCTGGAGGCCCTCTCCAGTACGCTCGAAGAGGAAGAAATCCCAGTGATGCGGGCCGAGGTCGGCGCGGTCGCACCGCGGGATGTGCGAGTCGCCGAAACCGCCGGCGAGCCAACCAATCAGGCGATTCTGGCGTTCAGTGTCGAAGTGCTCGATGACGCGCGGGACCTCGCCGAACAGGAGGACGTGGAACTGTTCGAGGACGACGTCATCTACCAACTCGTCGAGTCCTACGACGACCACGTTACCGCCATCGAGGAAGCCCAGCAGGAACAGATTCTGGAGAACATCACCCGACCTGCGAAGTTCCGGATTCTACAGGACCACACCTTCCGCCAGTCCGACCCGGCCGTCGTCGGCGTCGAGATCCTCTCCGGTGAACTCCGCCGGAACGTCAACGTCATCAGGTGGGACAACGGCGAAGCGAACCGCGTCGGGACCCTCAAAACGATTCAGGACGAGGGCGAAGACGTCGACTCGGCCCGCGCCGGAGAGCGTATGGCCGTCTCTATCCAGGGACCGACCGTCGGCCGCCAGATCGAGGAAGGCGACGACCTCTGGGTCGAGATTCCGGAGAAGCACGCGAAGATTCTGGAACAGGAGCTCAAGGAAGACATCTCCGTCGACGAGCGCGAGGCGCTGTCGATGTATCTGGAGAAACACCGAAACCGCGACCCCTTCTGGGGGAAATAG
- the glpR gene encoding HTH-type transcriptional regulator GlpR gives MIPDERRKEIVRQVNKSDRVTVEELTEEFGVSEATIRRDLSSLAEDGLIERFHGGALPASKEATNGSGTTDDIDNPSGKQAIAERAVDELSDGDAVFFDTGPTAREVAKAIPEQLSLLAATNSPESAFELRETCGEVKVVGDSLRQTSDALVGPSAESYLRKTNFDIVFLETDAVQSDGGLSVSNEDEARIKTLLCEGGRHVILVADGSKLDSQSFREFATVDDIDMFITDVALSDEMRTVFEQANVTVVDNLLAVP, from the coding sequence ATGATACCTGATGAACGACGGAAGGAAATCGTTCGACAAGTAAACAAGTCGGATCGAGTCACGGTCGAAGAGCTCACCGAAGAGTTCGGCGTCTCCGAAGCGACAATCCGGCGAGACCTATCGTCACTCGCGGAAGACGGACTTATCGAACGGTTTCACGGCGGTGCCCTCCCGGCGTCGAAGGAAGCGACCAACGGGTCCGGCACGACCGATGACATCGACAACCCGAGCGGCAAGCAGGCAATCGCCGAGCGGGCTGTCGACGAACTGAGCGACGGCGACGCCGTCTTCTTCGATACGGGACCGACGGCGCGCGAAGTAGCGAAAGCTATCCCGGAACAGCTGTCGCTGCTCGCCGCAACAAACTCACCGGAAAGCGCGTTTGAACTCCGCGAAACCTGCGGCGAAGTCAAGGTTGTCGGTGACTCGCTGCGCCAGACATCGGACGCGCTCGTCGGACCCAGCGCCGAGTCGTATCTCCGGAAGACGAACTTCGATATCGTGTTTCTCGAAACCGACGCAGTCCAGAGCGATGGCGGACTCTCGGTCTCGAACGAAGACGAAGCACGCATCAAAACACTGCTCTGTGAAGGCGGTCGACACGTCATCCTCGTGGCTGACGGGAGCAAGCTGGACAGTCAGAGCTTCCGCGAGTTCGCGACTGTCGATGACATTGATATGTTCATCACGGACGTGGCGCTGAGCGACGAAATGCGGACAGTGTTCGAGCAGGCGAACGTCACGGTGGTGGACAATTTACTGGCCGTTCCGTGA
- a CDS encoding carbohydrate ABC transporter permease, whose translation MSIEKSPLRRKLDKLFVPLTVGPTLLWIAAIIVYPTAKLLVSSFQFRNPVTNEMEFVGLRNFQRLIFAREGGNAALGIFNPSFVSITTNTVIYVGFSVSISFLLGLGIALLLDKDLKGRGWFRTAVIVPWILPYVMSGLMWRWMFQSDFGAINGALQRLGIISGNIPFLSDGALAMMALIIADVWVFTPFIIIILLAGLQNVPEQLYDAAEVDGASRWSRFWNVTYPFLKPSILVALTIRIIFDIRALDLVWVMTQGGPGKSTEVWASWLYRTAQVFNEPGSGAALGVVLLAVTFAIVASLYKIFGESPYQA comes from the coding sequence ATGTCAATCGAAAAGAGCCCACTGCGTCGCAAACTCGACAAGCTATTTGTCCCGCTAACTGTCGGGCCAACGCTCCTGTGGATCGCTGCGATAATCGTCTATCCGACCGCGAAGTTGCTTGTCAGTAGCTTCCAGTTCCGTAACCCGGTGACAAACGAAATGGAGTTCGTCGGTCTGCGGAACTTCCAGCGGTTGATCTTCGCACGAGAGGGGGGCAATGCCGCACTCGGCATATTCAATCCCAGTTTCGTTTCAATCACGACGAATACAGTCATCTACGTCGGCTTCAGCGTCTCCATCTCGTTCCTGCTTGGCCTCGGTATCGCGCTGTTGCTTGATAAAGACCTGAAAGGACGGGGCTGGTTCAGAACGGCGGTCATCGTCCCGTGGATTCTCCCATACGTGATGAGCGGGCTGATGTGGCGCTGGATGTTCCAGTCCGACTTCGGCGCGATTAACGGCGCGCTCCAGCGACTCGGTATCATCTCCGGGAATATCCCGTTCCTCTCGGACGGCGCACTCGCCATGATGGCGCTCATTATCGCCGACGTCTGGGTATTCACACCGTTCATTATCATCATCCTGCTTGCGGGTCTGCAAAACGTCCCCGAGCAGCTGTACGATGCCGCCGAGGTCGACGGCGCGAGTCGGTGGTCCCGGTTCTGGAACGTCACGTATCCGTTCCTGAAACCGTCGATACTGGTCGCGCTGACCATCCGTATCATCTTCGACATCCGGGCACTGGATCTGGTCTGGGTGATGACCCAGGGCGGCCCCGGGAAGTCGACTGAGGTGTGGGCCTCCTGGCTGTACCGGACTGCACAGGTGTTCAACGAACCCGGGTCCGGCGCTGCACTCGGAGTCGTCCTGCTGGCCGTGACCTTCGCTATCGTGGCCAGTCTGTACAAGATATTCGGCGAATCACCCTACCAAGCATGA
- a CDS encoding extracellular solute-binding protein, protein MQKNSKRTRRTFIKSAGVIGTAALAGCSGGSDSSTEDGSGGESSDGATTGTGSETMADEIVFYNAGSLEFDPGTEANIERFEEETGISVEVNEVPWSNLKTSLTTIWRNQDSTVDAFNGPTWWLADFVSSDWLEPIGLGSDHMSKFPDSLNELVQFDGQTYMAPEFGKWGSYLYDQQYLNDQGFDAPPDTWDEVLSQGEQLSQGDKSGFAFTWSGKSVFSFKQFLYQAGGRLFNDSYEPVFVEEGKEVLEFFNGLRERGIIPDGMSSLGEGGVGDNFIAGQYATVESWTPLGSRAIDEWDEGRIGSAKPPKGPESRATFQDTNGISVSAFSERKGAAKEFARFMTTRASSKNNMLVEGNPAVVPEVYEDDEVQSEYPSWLLEDMRFNLENAKSETYMAQPQVDDYLNEQLTPALLGNKDPEAALSDAYDNIERLYQDIGLL, encoded by the coding sequence ATGCAGAAGAATTCAAAACGCACTCGTCGAACGTTCATCAAAAGTGCCGGTGTCATCGGGACGGCGGCACTCGCTGGCTGCAGCGGCGGCTCCGATTCAAGCACGGAGGACGGCTCCGGCGGCGAAAGCTCCGACGGTGCCACGACCGGCACCGGCTCGGAAACGATGGCGGACGAAATCGTGTTCTACAACGCCGGGTCGCTGGAGTTCGACCCGGGTACGGAAGCCAACATCGAGCGGTTCGAGGAGGAGACAGGCATCTCCGTGGAAGTCAATGAGGTCCCGTGGAGTAACCTCAAGACCAGTCTGACGACGATCTGGCGGAACCAGGACAGTACCGTCGACGCCTTCAACGGCCCGACCTGGTGGCTGGCTGACTTCGTCAGTTCCGACTGGCTCGAGCCGATCGGCCTCGGAAGCGACCACATGAGCAAGTTCCCCGACTCGCTGAACGAGCTCGTTCAGTTCGACGGCCAAACTTACATGGCCCCCGAGTTCGGGAAGTGGGGGAGCTACCTCTACGACCAGCAGTACCTGAACGACCAGGGCTTCGATGCGCCGCCGGACACGTGGGACGAGGTTCTGAGTCAGGGCGAACAGCTCTCACAGGGCGACAAGTCCGGGTTCGCGTTCACCTGGTCCGGCAAGTCCGTGTTCAGTTTCAAGCAGTTCCTCTACCAGGCCGGCGGCCGGCTGTTCAACGACAGCTACGAGCCGGTGTTCGTCGAGGAAGGCAAAGAGGTACTGGAGTTCTTCAATGGGCTCCGCGAGCGGGGCATCATCCCAGACGGAATGTCCAGCCTCGGCGAGGGTGGTGTCGGTGACAACTTCATCGCCGGCCAGTACGCGACCGTTGAATCCTGGACGCCGCTCGGATCCCGTGCCATCGACGAATGGGACGAGGGCCGAATCGGGAGCGCTAAGCCGCCGAAGGGGCCGGAGAGCCGCGCGACTTTCCAAGACACGAATGGTATCAGCGTTTCAGCGTTCTCCGAACGGAAGGGCGCAGCCAAGGAGTTCGCCCGCTTCATGACGACCCGGGCGTCGTCCAAGAACAACATGCTCGTCGAGGGGAACCCGGCTGTTGTTCCGGAGGTGTACGAAGACGACGAGGTCCAAAGCGAGTACCCCTCCTGGCTGCTCGAGGATATGCGGTTCAACCTCGAGAACGCGAAAAGCGAGACGTACATGGCCCAGCCACAGGTCGACGACTATCTTAACGAACAACTCACGCCGGCACTGCTGGGTAACAAAGACCCTGAGGCAGCACTCAGCGATGCCTACGACAACATCGAGCGCCTCTACCAGGACATCGGCCTGCTCTGA
- a CDS encoding carbohydrate ABC transporter permease: MSTKKSPLNRLRRSLGLDTQNEWPSVARERLLAYGLLAVYVLIIWFPIYYIFVTSIKPSSEVLSLPITFLPQSPTTQNYVDIFTNRPFDNYTINSMIVATTTTLICITLGTVTGYSFSRFDFMGNKSLLLSIVGARMIPPIALIVPFFQIMSNPPLIGGFTGSLYDTRLALILTYTFFNLPFAVWIMKNYFDGIPESLDEQARIDGCSRWEAFVKIILPMAKPGIAATAILAFIFSWNEFVFALVLTSSEQAQTLPIAVSLFVADDFVDWAHLAAGGMIAALPGILFGLFFQQYIVSGLTQGAVKE, from the coding sequence ATGAGCACGAAGAAATCACCACTCAACCGACTGCGTCGGTCGCTGGGACTAGATACACAGAACGAGTGGCCGTCCGTCGCCCGCGAGCGACTGCTGGCTTACGGACTGCTCGCCGTATACGTCCTGATCATCTGGTTCCCGATCTACTACATCTTCGTTACGAGCATCAAACCATCGAGCGAAGTGCTGTCGCTGCCGATCACGTTCCTTCCACAGAGCCCGACGACACAGAACTACGTGGACATCTTCACGAACAGACCATTCGACAACTACACAATCAACAGCATGATCGTCGCGACGACGACGACGCTCATCTGTATCACTCTGGGAACGGTGACCGGCTACAGTTTCTCCCGGTTTGACTTCATGGGGAACAAGTCGCTGCTGCTATCGATCGTCGGTGCGCGGATGATTCCCCCCATCGCGCTCATCGTCCCGTTCTTCCAGATCATGTCGAACCCGCCGCTCATCGGCGGGTTCACCGGGAGCCTGTACGACACGCGTCTCGCGCTTATCCTCACGTACACGTTCTTCAATCTCCCCTTCGCCGTCTGGATCATGAAGAACTACTTCGACGGCATCCCCGAATCGTTGGACGAACAGGCCCGAATCGACGGTTGTTCCCGCTGGGAGGCCTTCGTCAAAATAATCCTGCCGATGGCGAAGCCGGGCATCGCGGCTACCGCTATCCTCGCGTTCATCTTCTCGTGGAACGAGTTCGTCTTCGCGCTCGTTCTCACGTCCTCTGAACAGGCCCAGACGCTACCGATCGCCGTCTCGCTGTTCGTGGCTGACGACTTCGTCGACTGGGCACATCTGGCAGCCGGCGGGATGATCGCCGCGTTACCCGGCATCCTGTTCGGCCTGTTCTTCCAGCAGTACATCGTAAGCGGACTCACACAAGGAGCAGTCAAGGAGTAA
- a CDS encoding DUF5811 family protein: protein MYGNTSFGGETEEVTLTAEQREELRQDLSSVAARTRELLPGEFVVGSEISNSTTGPRATIAVQPPVGSVVSADYTPEDPESASISAAERDDLAQGIAASAALQVKQVMGDDTSPTAQ from the coding sequence ATGTACGGCAATACGTCGTTTGGTGGGGAGACGGAAGAAGTGACGCTGACCGCAGAACAGCGTGAGGAGCTCCGTCAGGATCTCTCAAGCGTTGCCGCCCGGACCCGCGAACTCCTGCCCGGCGAGTTCGTCGTTGGTTCTGAAATCAGTAACAGCACGACAGGCCCACGGGCCACAATCGCAGTCCAGCCCCCGGTCGGATCGGTCGTCAGCGCTGACTACACGCCGGAAGACCCGGAAAGTGCGAGCATCTCCGCTGCTGAGCGCGACGACCTCGCGCAGGGCATCGCCGCCTCCGCCGCCCTGCAAGTCAAGCAAGTGATGGGCGACGATACGTCGCCGACCGCGCAGTAA
- a CDS encoding proteasome-activating nucleotidase yields MSRSPSLPERPRLELDPDMTPDERLEALREHFKEIVQVNEQLTEQLDAARDRQHDLTDEVDQLERENETLKTSSLYIATAEELTDDGVVVKQHGNNQEVLTEVSPSIRDGLEAGDRVAINDSFGVKQILDPETDARAQAMQVDGSPDVSYSDIGGLEEQIREVREAVEEPLVNAEQFREVGIEPPSGVLLHGPPGTGKTMLAKAVANETDATFIKMAGSELVRKFIGEGARLVRDLFELAAEREPAIIFIDEIDAIAAKRTESKTSGDAEVQRTMMQLLSEMDGFDERGEIRIIAATNRFDMLDRAILRPGRFDRLIEVPNPDVEGRERILEIHTQEMSLDDDVDLGAFATETDGLSGAELASLATEAGMFAIRDGRTTVQQSDLHDALEKIEADDDASSVPVAFA; encoded by the coding sequence ATGTCGCGCAGTCCCTCGCTTCCGGAACGACCACGGTTGGAACTTGATCCCGATATGACGCCTGACGAGCGTCTGGAGGCACTCCGGGAACATTTCAAAGAGATAGTACAGGTCAACGAACAGCTGACTGAGCAGCTTGACGCTGCCCGTGACCGCCAACACGACCTCACCGACGAGGTCGACCAGCTCGAACGGGAAAACGAGACGCTCAAGACCTCCTCGCTGTACATCGCGACGGCCGAGGAGCTGACTGATGACGGCGTCGTCGTCAAACAGCACGGCAACAATCAGGAAGTGTTGACGGAAGTCTCGCCATCCATCCGCGACGGGCTGGAGGCCGGCGACCGCGTCGCGATCAACGACTCCTTCGGCGTCAAGCAGATCCTCGACCCCGAGACCGACGCCCGTGCGCAGGCGATGCAGGTCGACGGCTCACCGGACGTGAGCTATTCGGATATCGGTGGCCTCGAAGAGCAGATCCGCGAGGTCCGGGAAGCCGTCGAGGAACCGCTCGTCAACGCCGAACAGTTCCGCGAGGTCGGTATCGAACCGCCAAGCGGCGTCCTGCTGCACGGCCCGCCCGGCACGGGGAAGACGATGCTGGCGAAGGCCGTCGCCAACGAGACCGACGCAACGTTCATCAAGATGGCCGGCTCCGAACTGGTCCGGAAGTTCATCGGCGAGGGGGCGCGACTGGTCCGAGACCTGTTCGAGCTTGCCGCCGAGCGCGAACCGGCTATCATCTTCATCGACGAGATCGACGCCATCGCGGCCAAGCGGACGGAGTCAAAGACCTCCGGCGACGCCGAGGTCCAGCGGACGATGATGCAACTGCTCTCAGAGATGGATGGCTTCGACGAGCGTGGGGAAATCCGTATCATCGCCGCGACGAACCGCTTCGATATGCTTGATCGGGCCATTCTCCGCCCCGGCCGCTTCGACCGTCTCATCGAAGTTCCGAACCCCGATGTCGAGGGCCGCGAGCGCATCCTCGAAATCCACACACAGGAGATGAGTCTCGACGACGACGTGGATCTAGGTGCGTTTGCCACCGAAACCGACGGCCTCTCCGGCGCGGAGCTGGCCTCACTGGCGACCGAGGCCGGGATGTTCGCCATCCGCGACGGCCGGACGACGGTCCAGCAGTCCGACCTCCACGACGCCCTCGAGAAGATTGAAGCCGACGACGACGCCAGCAGCGTCCCGGTCGCGTTCGCGTAA
- a CDS encoding pyruvoyl-dependent arginine decarboxylase encodes MSTIRVVWGTATGPTALAAYDAALAEAGVHNYNLISLSSVIPAEPTIEVVETAPDLGPPGEALEVVQSSATVAPGERGAAGIGWARSEDGPGIFYEVDGTSEDAVRMEIREGLAAGRDLRDWEFVEENVYVESASDDAEYASAVVLATYGESHPVV; translated from the coding sequence ATGAGTACTATCCGGGTCGTCTGGGGGACTGCGACCGGCCCGACCGCGCTGGCCGCGTACGACGCGGCACTCGCCGAGGCGGGCGTCCACAACTACAATCTCATCTCGCTGTCGTCTGTCATTCCTGCTGAGCCAACTATTGAGGTAGTGGAGACAGCGCCAGACCTAGGGCCGCCCGGCGAAGCGCTGGAGGTCGTCCAGTCTTCGGCGACCGTCGCACCGGGCGAGCGCGGCGCGGCGGGCATCGGCTGGGCCCGCAGCGAGGACGGGCCGGGCATCTTCTACGAGGTCGACGGCACCAGCGAGGACGCGGTCAGGATGGAAATCCGTGAGGGGCTAGCCGCCGGTCGGGACCTGCGGGACTGGGAGTTCGTTGAGGAGAATGTCTACGTCGAGTCGGCGTCCGACGACGCCGAGTACGCCAGTGCTGTCGTTCTCGCCACCTACGGCGAGAGCCACCCCGTCGTGTAA
- a CDS encoding nucleoside triphosphate pyrophosphohydrolase produces MAREFDKLVRDKIPEVIEKNGETPTVSLAGEDEYSERLVDKLEEEVAEYRESHEIEELVDILEVIHAIRKDRGVTGEELRDKRALKAEQRGRFDEGIVLERVDE; encoded by the coding sequence ATGGCGAGAGAATTTGATAAATTGGTTCGAGACAAGATTCCAGAAGTGATCGAGAAAAACGGGGAAACGCCGACAGTCTCGCTCGCAGGCGAAGACGAGTACTCCGAGCGGCTGGTCGATAAGTTAGAAGAAGAGGTGGCAGAGTATCGAGAAAGCCACGAGATCGAGGAACTGGTAGATATTCTTGAAGTAATCCACGCGATTCGAAAAGACAGAGGGGTTACTGGTGAAGAACTACGGGACAAGCGAGCACTGAAGGCCGAACAACGGGGGCGTTTTGATGAGGGGATTGTTCTCGAACGAGTCGACGAGTAG